A stretch of Gasterosteus aculeatus chromosome 4, fGasAcu3.hap1.1, whole genome shotgun sequence DNA encodes these proteins:
- the apbb2a gene encoding amyloid beta precursor protein binding family B member 2 isoform X5 codes for MMSVQTPPLSRSGSSPSNVGLANRSGTSATPPTSLSLRSSYNQLLGRDVIKESMESGSSATLPKSRQRYAMTSVRSAMGISDNLAMSSKNQPATRGRGLPTKSSSSSALYSSSSSSSLFNTTNPKLAKNGANMQRRAESQQQELSRANTEGKIHTDLINNPSSDWLELGKDNSQLPPFRRRTKSFFEHPGKGWDLDLSLGNKEDEEEEKKQQPSPEKEQASPAKERESQKEEKPISKQTCQEEKEEVQPVAEEEEDEKEEEEKEEEDVDPTHKLRQPLLPVVLEAPLSPTSSSSTNSPEWVPDNHNRLQNPPPAQIREELCAQVQPSPRSPAKPPRSSQPRVIKVELHPNNENQFLQQFPPSSPKLARTAERYTPTRNRAPPTVPDAGHDTGLPRVGLRMDLTPETPSEEEDSSWTTLSQETPSPQTPRETGLTSDVWGEGNLPPGWREISDSSEIYFWHIPTGTTQYHRPVASGDEHTSPSKGPDTEHDTQQGARDSLNPPNERPSSLISDSSVEPVPSPSGSSPSPSPSSSTVLDDVTFSFADLNTSTGTATEPKDYPVYPDPSLKAFEGATLRYASLKLSASAQLETVDLNNSSSHPEAMSFPVRSLGWVEMAEQDLCEGRSSLAVHHCIRQLSYCRRDIRDSAGVWGEGKGMLLVLQDRMLTLVDPDDGSLLHSQPISSIRVWGVGRDHDRDFAYVARDKNTRVLKCHVFRCDTPAAAIATSLHEICSKIMAERKSAKAAAGSSSQNGSDVPLQEFPMPKTELVQKFHVLYLGMTSVSRPIGMDIINGAIESLVSSTGKEDWTPVTLSIADTTLAVIKEKEEEEEVLVECRVRFLSFMGVGRDVHSFAFVMDTGSQHFHCHAFWCDPNAGNVSEAVQAACVLRYQKCLVARPPSQRAGSSSSPSADTVTRRVTTSVKRGVQSLIDTLKTKKQPSELPQQ; via the exons ATGATGTCGGTACAAACTCCTCCTCTTTCCCGCTCTGGCTCCTCCCCGTCGAACGTGGGGCTGGCCAACCGCAGCGGCACCTCTGCGACTCCTCCCACCTCGCTTAGCCTTCGATCCTCATACAACCAGTTGCTCGGGCGAGACGTCATCAAGGAGTCCATGGAAAGCGGAAGTTCGGCCACTTTGCCAAAGAGCCGTCAGAGGTACGCCATGACCAGCGTGCGGAGCGCCATGGGGATAAGTGACAACTTGGCTATGTCCTCCAAAAACCAACCTGCGACCAGAGGGAGGGGTCTACCGACcaagtcctcctccagctccgcccTCTACTCatcctcgtcatcctcctcgCTGTTTAACACAACCAACCCCAAACTGGCCAAGAATGGCGCTAACATGCAGAGACGAGCTGAGAGTCAGCAGCAGGAGCTGAGCCGGGCCAACACAGAGGGCAAAATTCACACCGATCTCATCAATAATCCCAGTTCTGACTGGCTCGAATTAGGAAAAGACAACTCGCAGCTGCCCCCGTTCCGCAGAAGGACCAAGAGCTTCTTCGAGCATCCAGGGAAGGGCTGGGATTTGGACCTGAGTTTGGGAAacaaagaggacgaggaggaggagaagaagcagcagccatCTCCAGAGAAAGAGCAGGCCAGCCCTGCTAAGGAGAGGGAGAGCCAAAAGGAGGAGAAGCCCATCAGCAAGCAGACCTGccaggaagagaaggaagaggtgCAGCCGgtggcggaggaagaggaggacgagaaggaagaggaggagaaggaagaggaggacgttGACCCCACGCATAAACTAAGGCAGCCCCTGCTACCAGTAGTGTTGGAAGCTCCCCTTTCAcccacttcttcctcttccaccaACAGCCCAGAGTGGGTCCCAGACAACCACAACCGACTCCAGAACCCTCCTCCAGCCCAGATCCGAGAGGAGCTCTGTGCCCAGGTCCAGCCAAGTCCACGCAGTCCTGCAAAACCCCCCCGGAGCTCCCAGCCCCGGGTTATCAAGGTCGAGCTGCACCCCAACAACGAGAACCAGTTCCTGCAACAGTTCCCGCCTTCTTCTCCCAAACTGGCCCGCACTGCGGAAAGGTACACCCCCACCAGGAACCGGGCTCCCCCCACCGTGCCGGATGCTGGACATGACACCGGGCTCCCTAGGGTGGGCTTAAGGATGGATCTGACTCCTGAAACTCCGTCAGAGGAGGAAGACTCCAGCTGGACCACGCTGTCCCAGGAGACACCGTCCCCTCAGACTCCAAGAGAGACAGGTTTgacat CAGACGTGTGGGGTGAGGGGAACCTGCCCCCGggctggagggagatctccgatTCATCAGAGATCTATTTCTGGCACATCCCCACTGGCACCACACAGTACCACCGACCTGTTGCCTCGGGCGACGAACACACCTCCCCCAGCAAGGGCCCAGACACCGAGCACGACACACAGCAGGGAGCGCGTGACTCCCTGAACCCTCCCAACGAG cGCCCCAGCAGTCTGATATCTGACAGCTCGGTGGAGCCGGTCCCCTCGCCCTCtggttcctccccctccccctccccctcctcgtccACCGTCTTAGATGATGTCACCTTTTCTTTTGCGGATCTCAACACCAGCACCGGCACAGCCACC GAGCCGAAGGACTATCCAGTGTACCCGGATCCCAGTCTCAAGGCGTTTGAAGGTGCTACCCTCCGCTATGCCTCACTTAAGCTCAG CGCCTCGGCCCAGCTAGAGACAGTGGACCTCAACAATTCCTCCTCCCACCCAGAGGCAATG TCATTCCCAGTGCGATCTCTGGGCTGGGTGGAGATGGCTGAACAGGACCTGTGTGAGGGGAGGAGCAGCTTGGCCGTCCACCACTGCATCAGACAGCTGTCCTACTGCCGGAGGGACATACGCGACTCCGCCGGCGTCTGGGGGGAG GGTAAAGGGATGCTGCTTGTGCTTCAAGACCGCATGTTGACTCTGGTTGACCCGGACGATGGAAGCCTGCTCcactctcagccaatcagcagcaTCCGTGTGTGGGGCGTCGGCCGAGACCACGACAG GGACTTTGCTTACGTGGCGAGAGACAAGAACACGCGAGTGCTGAAGTGCCACGTGTTTCGATGTGATACTCCTGCCGCAGCCATCGCGACAAGTCTCCACGAAATCTGCTCCAAG ATTATGGCTGAAAGGAAAAGCGCCAAAGCTGCAGCTGGCAGCTCCTCCCAGAACGGCTCCGATGTGCCCCTACAag AGTTTCCCATGCCAAAGACTGAGCTGGTGCAGAAGTTTCATGTGCTGTACCTGGGTATGACATCCGTGTCTCGCCCCATAG GTATGGACATCATCAACGGGGCCATAGAAAGTCTGGTGTCCTCCACGGGCAAAGAGGACTGGACTCCTGTCACACTGAGCATCGCTGACACCACTCTGGCCGTCATCAAGGAAAAG gaggaggaggaggaggtgttggTGGAGTGTCGAGTTCGTTTCTTGTCCTTCATGGGCGTGGGGCGGGATGTGCACTCGTTTGCCTTCGTCATGGACACCGGCAGCCAGCATTTCCACTGCCATGCGTTCTGGTGCGACCCCAACGCAGGCAACGTGTCCGAGGCCGTGCAGGCAGCATGCGTG CTGCGGTACCAGAAGTGTCTGGTGGcacgccccccctcccaacgggccggctcctcctcctcgccgtctGCGGACACGGTGACCCGGCGGGTGACCACCAGCGTGAAGCGGGGAGTCCAGTCTCTCATAGACACTCTGAAAACCAAGAAACAGCCGTCTGAACTCCCCCAGCAATGA
- the apbb2a gene encoding amyloid beta precursor protein binding family B member 2 isoform X6: MMSVQTPPLSRSGSSPSNVGLANRSGTSATPPTSLSLRSSYNQLLGRDVIKESMESGSSATLPKSRQRYAMTSVRSAMGISDNLAMSSKNQPATRGRGLPTKSSSSSALYSSSSSSSLFNTTNPKLAKNGANMQRRAESQQQELSRANTEGKIHTDLINNPSSDWLELGKDNSQLPPFRRRTKSFFEHPGKGWDLDLSLGNKEDEEEEKKQQPSPEKEQASPAKERESQKEEKPISKQTCQEEKEEVQPVAEEEEDEKEEEEKEEEDVDPTHKLRQPLLPVVLEAPLSPTSSSSTNSPEWVPDNHNRLQNPPPAQIREELCAQVQPSPRSPAKPPRSSQPRVIKVELHPNNENQFLQQFPPSSPKLARTAERYTPTRNRAPPTVPDAGHDTGLPRVGLRMDLTPETPSEEEDSSWTTLSQETPSPQTPRETGLTYVWGEGNLPPGWREISDSSEIYFWHIPTGTTQYHRPVASGDEHTSPSKGPDTEHDTQQGARDSLNPPNERPSSLISDSSVEPVPSPSGSSPSPSPSSSTVLDDVTFSFADLNTSTGTATEPKDYPVYPDPSLKAFEGATLRYASLKLSASAQLETVDLNNSSSHPEAMSFPVRSLGWVEMAEQDLCEGRSSLAVHHCIRQLSYCRRDIRDSAGVWGEGKGMLLVLQDRMLTLVDPDDGSLLHSQPISSIRVWGVGRDHDRDFAYVARDKNTRVLKCHVFRCDTPAAAIATSLHEICSKIMAERKSAKAAAGSSSQNGSDVPLQEFPMPKTELVQKFHVLYLGMTSVSRPIGMDIINGAIESLVSSTGKEDWTPVTLSIADTTLAVIKEKEEEEEVLVECRVRFLSFMGVGRDVHSFAFVMDTGSQHFHCHAFWCDPNAGNVSEAVQAACVLRYQKCLVARPPSQRAGSSSSPSADTVTRRVTTSVKRGVQSLIDTLKTKKQPSELPQQ; encoded by the exons ATGATGTCGGTACAAACTCCTCCTCTTTCCCGCTCTGGCTCCTCCCCGTCGAACGTGGGGCTGGCCAACCGCAGCGGCACCTCTGCGACTCCTCCCACCTCGCTTAGCCTTCGATCCTCATACAACCAGTTGCTCGGGCGAGACGTCATCAAGGAGTCCATGGAAAGCGGAAGTTCGGCCACTTTGCCAAAGAGCCGTCAGAGGTACGCCATGACCAGCGTGCGGAGCGCCATGGGGATAAGTGACAACTTGGCTATGTCCTCCAAAAACCAACCTGCGACCAGAGGGAGGGGTCTACCGACcaagtcctcctccagctccgcccTCTACTCatcctcgtcatcctcctcgCTGTTTAACACAACCAACCCCAAACTGGCCAAGAATGGCGCTAACATGCAGAGACGAGCTGAGAGTCAGCAGCAGGAGCTGAGCCGGGCCAACACAGAGGGCAAAATTCACACCGATCTCATCAATAATCCCAGTTCTGACTGGCTCGAATTAGGAAAAGACAACTCGCAGCTGCCCCCGTTCCGCAGAAGGACCAAGAGCTTCTTCGAGCATCCAGGGAAGGGCTGGGATTTGGACCTGAGTTTGGGAAacaaagaggacgaggaggaggagaagaagcagcagccatCTCCAGAGAAAGAGCAGGCCAGCCCTGCTAAGGAGAGGGAGAGCCAAAAGGAGGAGAAGCCCATCAGCAAGCAGACCTGccaggaagagaaggaagaggtgCAGCCGgtggcggaggaagaggaggacgagaaggaagaggaggagaaggaagaggaggacgttGACCCCACGCATAAACTAAGGCAGCCCCTGCTACCAGTAGTGTTGGAAGCTCCCCTTTCAcccacttcttcctcttccaccaACAGCCCAGAGTGGGTCCCAGACAACCACAACCGACTCCAGAACCCTCCTCCAGCCCAGATCCGAGAGGAGCTCTGTGCCCAGGTCCAGCCAAGTCCACGCAGTCCTGCAAAACCCCCCCGGAGCTCCCAGCCCCGGGTTATCAAGGTCGAGCTGCACCCCAACAACGAGAACCAGTTCCTGCAACAGTTCCCGCCTTCTTCTCCCAAACTGGCCCGCACTGCGGAAAGGTACACCCCCACCAGGAACCGGGCTCCCCCCACCGTGCCGGATGCTGGACATGACACCGGGCTCCCTAGGGTGGGCTTAAGGATGGATCTGACTCCTGAAACTCCGTCAGAGGAGGAAGACTCCAGCTGGACCACGCTGTCCCAGGAGACACCGTCCCCTCAGACTCCAAGAGAGACAGGTTTgacat ACGTGTGGGGTGAGGGGAACCTGCCCCCGggctggagggagatctccgatTCATCAGAGATCTATTTCTGGCACATCCCCACTGGCACCACACAGTACCACCGACCTGTTGCCTCGGGCGACGAACACACCTCCCCCAGCAAGGGCCCAGACACCGAGCACGACACACAGCAGGGAGCGCGTGACTCCCTGAACCCTCCCAACGAG cGCCCCAGCAGTCTGATATCTGACAGCTCGGTGGAGCCGGTCCCCTCGCCCTCtggttcctccccctccccctccccctcctcgtccACCGTCTTAGATGATGTCACCTTTTCTTTTGCGGATCTCAACACCAGCACCGGCACAGCCACC GAGCCGAAGGACTATCCAGTGTACCCGGATCCCAGTCTCAAGGCGTTTGAAGGTGCTACCCTCCGCTATGCCTCACTTAAGCTCAG CGCCTCGGCCCAGCTAGAGACAGTGGACCTCAACAATTCCTCCTCCCACCCAGAGGCAATG TCATTCCCAGTGCGATCTCTGGGCTGGGTGGAGATGGCTGAACAGGACCTGTGTGAGGGGAGGAGCAGCTTGGCCGTCCACCACTGCATCAGACAGCTGTCCTACTGCCGGAGGGACATACGCGACTCCGCCGGCGTCTGGGGGGAG GGTAAAGGGATGCTGCTTGTGCTTCAAGACCGCATGTTGACTCTGGTTGACCCGGACGATGGAAGCCTGCTCcactctcagccaatcagcagcaTCCGTGTGTGGGGCGTCGGCCGAGACCACGACAG GGACTTTGCTTACGTGGCGAGAGACAAGAACACGCGAGTGCTGAAGTGCCACGTGTTTCGATGTGATACTCCTGCCGCAGCCATCGCGACAAGTCTCCACGAAATCTGCTCCAAG ATTATGGCTGAAAGGAAAAGCGCCAAAGCTGCAGCTGGCAGCTCCTCCCAGAACGGCTCCGATGTGCCCCTACAag AGTTTCCCATGCCAAAGACTGAGCTGGTGCAGAAGTTTCATGTGCTGTACCTGGGTATGACATCCGTGTCTCGCCCCATAG GTATGGACATCATCAACGGGGCCATAGAAAGTCTGGTGTCCTCCACGGGCAAAGAGGACTGGACTCCTGTCACACTGAGCATCGCTGACACCACTCTGGCCGTCATCAAGGAAAAG gaggaggaggaggaggtgttggTGGAGTGTCGAGTTCGTTTCTTGTCCTTCATGGGCGTGGGGCGGGATGTGCACTCGTTTGCCTTCGTCATGGACACCGGCAGCCAGCATTTCCACTGCCATGCGTTCTGGTGCGACCCCAACGCAGGCAACGTGTCCGAGGCCGTGCAGGCAGCATGCGTG CTGCGGTACCAGAAGTGTCTGGTGGcacgccccccctcccaacgggccggctcctcctcctcgccgtctGCGGACACGGTGACCCGGCGGGTGACCACCAGCGTGAAGCGGGGAGTCCAGTCTCTCATAGACACTCTGAAAACCAAGAAACAGCCGTCTGAACTCCCCCAGCAATGA